From one Fundidesulfovibrio putealis DSM 16056 genomic stretch:
- a CDS encoding PAS domain-containing sensor histidine kinase, translating into MTRSHCVSRRRLRPLARLRRELETFRTVADFTYDWEIWLDPTGAARYVSPSCRRITGFEPGEVLCDPLFFHRIIHPDDLPGWLAAMRDSREKAAPSLDFRIIRKDGTEAWLAQETTRVLSPAGIHQGLRLSLRDVTERVEAQRALREARELLEERVLARTRDLELSRERYRALSAYLQERIEEERTRISREIHDELGQNLTALNMGLYRLEKGAAGRDPEAARHLAGLKELVAATLESVRRISRELRPPILDELGFGEAVAWRARTFRESTGIAVDVKPGRPPRLSPDAATALYRVLQEALTNVARHSGADRVVVRLERSRESFIMTIADDGRGISTQALESPDSFGIIGMRERARSVGGEMDIAAREGGGTSVSVRLPLPAGRRRKP; encoded by the coding sequence ATGACCCGTTCGCACTGCGTCTCCCGGAGAAGGCTGCGCCCCCTGGCCCGCCTTCGCCGGGAGCTTGAGACCTTCCGCACCGTCGCGGACTTCACCTACGACTGGGAAATCTGGCTCGACCCGACCGGCGCGGCCCGCTACGTCTCGCCCTCCTGCCGGCGCATCACGGGCTTTGAGCCCGGCGAAGTCCTGTGCGACCCGCTCTTCTTCCACCGCATCATCCACCCGGACGACCTGCCCGGCTGGCTCGCGGCCATGCGCGACAGCCGCGAGAAAGCAGCCCCCTCGCTGGACTTCCGCATCATCCGCAAGGACGGCACAGAGGCCTGGCTGGCCCAGGAGACCACCCGCGTGCTCTCCCCGGCGGGCATCCACCAGGGGCTTCGGCTCTCGCTTCGCGACGTCACGGAGCGGGTGGAGGCCCAGCGCGCCCTGCGGGAGGCGCGCGAGCTGCTCGAAGAGCGGGTGCTCGCGCGCACCAGGGACCTGGAGCTCTCCCGGGAACGTTACAGGGCGCTTTCCGCCTACCTCCAGGAGCGCATCGAGGAGGAACGCACCCGCATCTCCAGGGAAATCCACGACGAACTCGGGCAGAACCTCACCGCCCTGAACATGGGGCTCTACCGCCTGGAAAAGGGCGCGGCCGGACGCGATCCCGAGGCCGCGCGCCATCTGGCTGGACTCAAGGAGCTGGTGGCGGCCACACTGGAGAGCGTGCGCCGCATCTCGCGCGAGCTGCGCCCCCCCATCCTTGACGAGCTGGGCTTCGGCGAGGCCGTGGCCTGGAGGGCGCGCACCTTCCGGGAAAGCACCGGCATCGCCGTGGACGTGAAACCCGGCAGGCCGCCCAGGCTTTCGCCTGATGCGGCCACGGCACTCTATCGGGTGTTGCAGGAAGCCCTGACCAACGTAGCCCGCCACTCCGGCGCTGACCGGGTGGTTGTCCGCCTTGAACGCAGCCGGGAGTCCTTCATCATGACCATCGCCGACGACGGGCGCGGCATCTCGACCCAGGCGCTGGAGTCGCCGGATTCCTTCGGCATCATCGGCATGCGCGAGCGGGCGCGCTCCGTGGGCGGCGAAATGGACATCGCTGCTCGCGAGGGTGGAGGCACTTCCGTGTCCGTGCGCCTGCCGCTTCCCGCCGGACGCAGGAGGAAGCCGTGA